One segment of Palaemon carinicauda isolate YSFRI2023 chromosome 35, ASM3689809v2, whole genome shotgun sequence DNA contains the following:
- the LOC137627379 gene encoding protein O-linked-mannose beta-1,2-N-acetylglucosaminyltransferase 1-like — MSLSRKTSNSTEISAINLVNASEDLCDRDDVGKAVPLWASFSRASTTEMGVVMYVINQRNAKIVMHKVFPLGQYWAHWADLQWTIQRIQSGRLVVLTVSGHGASGLRQTARTLASLGSAFALHLTKYAHWSWVFIKGGKTISETVILNGKGSSHLHATLPLNNFVNISTDGDSSLSKARRNYCEQQDGMGDLCDGENLIPLPLPSPSSLDETLMQVLADIPIIVTAGMRHQYLYYTLANLLRAPGVHPQNILVILGDTTEATLQLLSLLRVNFTTILNEGEGNSRLFRYYRKAYEFVSHTYANASAAIFLDEDVQVSPDFFSFMSKTIRFLEEDLTLYCINGFSATGFSGLAHDSSVILRARVQVEWGYAISRQFISEALNKWPLNPEESDTLFYDEWLYRHVSGNRECLFPEVSRTFHFGMGVNTNAFTTEAYFLSMPIVNASNVPLKGLDRIILPNYNTDFKSRILNATLLTGSPCSKDFIPITTNPTDFVFYYNMTKDDKGKPVFLNHFYTAKCLNAWALSDQGLHDLVMTVRPSPTTTIYLVGAPYSPYGHFCPPSVKPWHFHSLTDQEYDELIEKIKCLEIGIRSHNYANHIEEEEEEEEEEEEEEEEEEEEEEEEEEEEEEVYYWKEVEGVEEKINKKRKT; from the exons ATGTCATTGAGTCGCAAAACCTCAAACAGTACAGAAATATCAGCGATTAATCTCGTTAATGCCTCGGAGGATTTATGTGATAGGGACGACGTGGGAAAGGCTGTTCCCTTATGGGCATCTTTCAGCCGTGCTTCTACAACTGAGATGGGGGTCGTCATGTACGTCATCAATCAGAGGAATGCCAAAATTGTCATGCACAAG GTTTTTCCCCTTGGACAATACTGGGCTCACTGGGCTGATCTACAATGGACCATACAGCGTATCCAAAGTGGGAGATTGGTGGTTCTTACAGTATCCGGACACGGAGCCTCAGGACTGCGTCAAACAGCACGTACTCTGGCCAGTCTGGGGTCAGCGTTCGCCCTCCATCTTACAAAGTATGCTCACTGGAGCTGGGTCTTCATCAAAGGTGGCAAGACCATCTCGGAAACTGTGATCCTCAATGGAAAGGGAAGTAGCCATCTCCACGCAACTCTTCCTCTGAACAATTTTGTGAATATTAGCACTGATGGTGATAGCTCCCTTTCAAAAGCCCGAAGGAATTACtgtgagcagcaagatggaatggGAGACTTATGCGATGGAGAAAATCTAATACCATTACCACTTCCATCTCCTTCTTCACTAGATGAAACCTTGATGCAGGTCCTGGCTGATATTCCCATCATCGTAACGGCTGGTATGCGACATCAGTACCTGTATTATACCTTGGCAAACCTGTTGCGAGCACCAGGAGTCCACCCTCAAAACATATTAGTAATACTGGGAGATACGACGGAAGCCACACTGCAACTACTGAGTCTCTTACGTGTGAATTTCACCACTATCTTGAATGAAGGTGAAGGTAACAGCAGACTTTTTCGTTACTACAGAAAAGCATATGAGTTTGTTTCTCATACTTATGCCAATGCTTCAGCTGCTATATTTCTTGATGAAGACGTTCAGGTTTCTCCCGATTTCTTCTCTTTCATGAGCAAAACCATAAGGTTTCTGGAAGAAGATTTGACACTCTACTGCATCAATGGATTCTCAGCTACTGGTTTCTCGGGCCTCGCACATGATTCTAGTGTCATTCTTAGAGCTAGGGTGCAAGTGGAATGGGGATACGCAATTTCACGCCAATTCATTAGCGAAGCATTGAATAAATGGCCCCTCAACCCTGAAGAAAGTGATACCCTTTTCTATGATGAATGGCTATACCGGCATGTTAGTGGTAACAGGGAATGTTTATTCCCAGAAGTAAGCAGGACTTTTCATTTTGGAATGGGTGTTAACACAAATGCCTTCACCACAGAAGCTTACTTTTTATCTATGCCTATTGTTAATGCCAGCAATGTGCCTCTAAAAGGTCTAGATAGGATCATCCTCCCTAACTATAACACCGATTTCAAAAGCCGCATATTGAACGCTACACTGCTGACTGGGAGTCCCTGCAGTAAGGACTTCATTCCCATTACAACAAATCCAACAGACTTTGTTTTCTATTACAACATGACTAAAGATGACAAAGGTAAACCAGTGTTCCTGAATCACTTTTATACTGCAAAATGTCTCAATGCCTGGGCACTATCAGATCAAGGATTGCACGATCTTGTGATGACAGTTCGTCCCAGCCCCACAACGACAATATACTTGGTAGGGGCTCCCTATTCCCCATATGGTCACTTCTGCCCACCTTCAGTCAAGCCATGGCACTTCCATTCTCTTACAGATCAAGAATATGATGAactgatagaaaaaataaaatgcctAGAAATAG GAATCCGATCTCATAACTATGCTAatcacatagaagaagaagaagaagaagaagaagaagaagaagaagaagaagaagaagaagaagaagaagaagaagaagaagaagaagaagaagaagaagtatattaTTGGAAGGAAGTTGAAGGAgtggaagaaaaaataaacaagaaaaggaaaacataa